In Verrucomicrobiota bacterium, the genomic window AGTGGTGTGCAGGTCGCTTGGCGGATCGACGATCTCGGCGTCGATCTCCGAGCGACGCTCCTCGTAACGTAGCGAGTGGAAGCGTAGGAAGATGAACGGCAGCACGTCGCGTTTGTAATCGGCCGGCGTAATGTTGCAGCGCAATGCAATTGCCGCATTCCACAACTCCTTGAGCAGGTCGGCGTGGACGTTGCTGCCGTTCTTCTTATAGGTCGTCTTGCCTTTCTTCATCAGTCCATTGGAGAGATTGGACG contains:
- a CDS encoding type I restriction-modification system subunit M N-terminal domain-containing protein, whose translation is MKKGKTTYKKNGSNVHADLLKELWNAAIALRCNITPADYKRDVLPFIFLRFHSLRYEERRSEIDAEIVDPPSDLHTTDKQLMLSLREDADLYLSKQVFLVPEEARWENIVKIARTDDVKVRLDNILDLLEASFPKLRCLLPVIYAGSNLD